From a region of the Oncorhynchus keta strain PuntledgeMale-10-30-2019 chromosome 13, Oket_V2, whole genome shotgun sequence genome:
- the scaf11 gene encoding protein SCAF11: MTGESGNDGQTPEGDPEPEEAERCPICLGALGRCVLAMPDSCCHLFCLSCLLRWAELQTVPSCPVDRQPFNVVYKRDAVLGCVTVPVKKRVSQSEPEKCGCTDPEASGCLLKKKGGRWRRPKTERTSEAKGLIRKCSDDDPSVLSKKKVRGHLCSWSAAQTGTAMGTMTQCIAEPLWVPEEEPEDDCKQCSRKTQDCQFLPVAVPVPASGNSRQLFHPSEWSSSPFPLRPLSPFSTTASPLGSGHFVFQGRVCAVTCPKGEEKKGTRGSGSKGPSKQTEALTTRRSGRHSRVEEQAPTQDPASSQSHSSDSDTSTNPPTKAGKSTAAAGKKKGKWAAQRKPSARRKAQVRKKASKVILSSPSGSEEEKAKEEEEEFEQQRKEVEEREQLSDTAVSPQAVQRTSSPTEEEGRPEPSACDALKDTEDHPCVDEDDLSEEEEHGKEEEEEEDGEEEDRKSSSSDVELNTPGLSPDSDQGAGEKHPDQIEDPEKSNSSTSSNSPERPLESPQSGQSGQLGEEDADAVEATNDPTEVKSDDEDSVKEEKAEVSPCPTAEPESYTGSTRCESPDGNVSQRVQGASEAKMSEEDRHDPKDVINEKPAAGSKEDGLSEDDSEAIPMDCDSPSSERSTNLASDPPKETESTAHESTSQATEDKRNGSRQERESSVREEKVEERKNGRQRKSRFHSAATTWSPKRESKQDSLRRSRSRSQERNKERQASGSRSRERDAERDAPRTDRIRDRSRERKNRKRSKSRSRSSSRSRNRSYRRGSSPERPDSGGQSPRKRDRWTGDGWRAGPGSDPSRRNFPERPARDAGRSENGGFADVSPSRENPDWVIEKARADTEARVTSGPRWEDKGWGGDRGRGTGRGRGAYGTSNQQGEQTENRWQPRNTFSGTSNNSGSDAYSRFNENRGGRRKEPEMGESMMDRSGWSSASSWAVRRTLPADVQNYYSRRDRGGGAGSGSWSRQEETSTADPAQSENNAQPNAGGEAPPALNVMPPQMNVLHYPMGPRGPPVSLQPPPFGMPPQVPMHHHSSVPLLQVPVTAAQGLPPPPPPPPPMQQGSMMAIQADSRTTQMMSSMAGHGKAPFMPTMTKVGGANTVQAHSMAMPSSTTQHSRAAPPDSSKKEKIHERAVNEVKAAMKPYYQNKDITKDEYKEIVRKAVEKVCHSKSGEVNSGKVANLVKAYVDKYKHARKK; the protein is encoded by the exons GAAaaaaggaggaagatggaggagaccGAAGACGGAGAGGACATCAGAAGCCAAAGGCCTTATTCGGAAAT GCAGCGATGATGACCCCTCTGTGTTGAGCAAGAAGAAG GTGAGAGGACATCTGTGCTCTTGGTCTGCGGCCCAGACAGGCACAGCAATGGGGACTATGACACAGTGCAT TGCAGAACCCCTTTGGGTGCCCGAGGAGGAGCCTGAGGATGACTGTAAACAGTGTAGCCGCAAAACACAGGACTGCCAATTTCTGCCTGTTGCTGTACCCGTTCCTGCCAGTGGCAACTCGAG GCAGTTGTTCCATCCCTCTGAGTGGAGTAGCAGCCCCTTTCCTCTGAGACCCCTCTCACCGTTCTCTACTACTGCTTCACCTCTCGGCTCGGGGCATTTTG TCTTTCAGGGAAGAGTTTGCGCAGTCACCTGCcccaaaggagaggagaagaagggcaCACGTGGATCTGGCTCCAAAGGCCCCTCCAAACAGACAGAGGCCCTGACGACTAGGCGCTCTGGCCGCCACAGCAGGGTTGAGGAACAAGCTCCTACACAAGACCCTGCATCTTCGCAGTCCCACTCTTCAGATTCCGACACTTCCACAAACCCACCCACAAAAGCGGGCAAAAGCACCGCAGCagctggtaagaagaagggcaaATGGGCAGCTCAGCGAAAGCCCAGCGCCAGGAGGAAGGCCCAAGTGAGAAAAAAGGCCTCCAAAGTCATCCTCAGTAGTCCATCAGGAAGTGAGGAAGAGAAAgccaaagaggaggaggaggaatttGAGCAGCAGAGGAAAGAGGTAGAGGAAAGGGAGCAGCTCTCAGACACTGCAGTGAGCCCACAGGCTGTGCAGCGCACCTCCAGCCCTACCGAGGAGGAAGGCCGTCCCGAACCTTCTGCGTGTGATGCCCTGAAGGACACTGAGGACCATCCATGCGTGGATGAAGATGATCTTTCTGAGGAAGAGGAACATgggaaggaagaagaagaagaggaggatggtgagGAAGAGGACCGGAAGTCATCGTCGTCAGATGTAGAGCTGAATACCCCTGGGCTCTCCCCCGACAGCGACCAAGGTGCAGGGGAGAAACACCCGGACCAAATAGAAGACCCAGAGAAAAGCAACTCATCCACCTCTTCCAACTCACCAGAGAGACCATTGGAGAGCCCCCAGTCTGGGCAGTCAGGACAACTTGGGGAGGAAGATGCTGATGCCGTGGAAGCCACTAACGATCCAACAGAAGTGAAATCAGATGATGAAGACTCAGTGAAGGAGGAGAAAGCAGAGGTCTCTCCCTGCCCCACTGCAGAGCCTGAATCTTATACTGGCTCGACTCGTTGTGAATCTCCAGACGGTAATGTGTCCCAGAGAGTTCAAGGCGCCTCAGAAGCAAAAATGTCCGAGGAGGACAGGCATGATCCAAAGGATGTCATAAATGAAAAACCAGCAGCCGGCAGCAAAGAGGACGGTCTGTCTGAGGATGACTCAGAAGCAATACCAATGGACTGTGATTCACCCAGCAGTGAGCGCAGCACCAACCTGGCCTCTGATCCACCAAAAGAGACTGAAAGTACAGCTCACGAGTCCACAAGCCAGGCCACGGAAGACAAGAGGAATGGTAGCAGGCAGGAGCGGGAGAGCTCGGTCAGAGAGGAAAAGGTAGAGGAAAGGAAGAATGGCAGGCAGCGCAAGTCACGCTTCCACTCTGCTGCCACCACTTGGTCTCCCAAGAGAGAGTCGAAGCAGGACTCGTTGAGGAGGTCGCGCTCCAGATCTCAGGAGCGCAACAAGGAGCGCCAGGCCTCGGGCAGCCGTAGCAGGGAACGGGACGCTGAGAGGGACGCCCCCAGGACGGACCGTATCCGTGACCGTAGCCGTGAGAGGAAAAACAGGAAGCGCTCTAAGAGCCGTTCCAGATCTAGTTCCAGGTCCAGAAACAGGTCCTACCGAAGAGGGTCATCCCCGGAGCGCCCAGACTCAGGGGGACAGTCACCACGGAAGAGAGATCGCTGGactggagatggatggagggctGGGCCGGGTAGCGATCCCTCTCGAAGGAATTTCCCAGAGAGGCCAGCCAGGGACGCGGGCCGCTCTGAAAACGGCGGCTTTGCAGATGTTTCCCCCAGCAGGGAAAATCCTGACTGGGTTATTGAGAAGGCGCGTGCTGACACAGAGGCCAGGGTGACAAGTGGGCCTCGCTGGGAAGATAAAGGCTGGGGTGGAGATCGTGGACGAGGCACAGGACGAGGCCGGGGCGCCTACGGAACCTCCAACCAACAGGGGGAGCAGACAGAAAACCGCTGGCAGCCCAGAAACACATTCTCAGGGACCTCAAACAATTCAGGGAGCGACGCGTACAGCCGATTCAACGAGAACCGTGGCGGCCGCAGGAAGGAGCCTGAGATGGGCGAATCGATGATGGACCGCTCTGGCTGGTCATCAGCTTCTAGCTGGGCTGTGCGGAGGACACTCCCGGCAGATGTGCAGAACTATTACTCCAGGAGAGATCGAGGGGGAGGTGCAGGCTCTGGCAGCTGGAGCAGGCAGGAGGAGACGTCAACAGCAG ACCCAGCTCAGAGTGAGAACAATGCCCAGCCCAATGCGGGTGGAGAAGCTCCACCCGCCCTGAACGTCATGCCTCCCCAAATGAATGTCCTGCATTACCCAATGGGCCCGCGAGGCCCACCTGTCAGCCTGCAACCACCCCCCTTCGGGATGCCTCCTCAGGTCCCCATGCACCACCACTCCTCAGTGCCTCTCCTGCAGGTCCCTGTGACAGCTGCCCAGggcctcccaccaccaccaccaccaccacctcccatgCAGCAGGGCAGCATGATGGCCATACAGGCAGATAGCCGCACAACACAG ATGATGAGCAGCATGGCAGGCCATGGCAAAGCCCCCTTCATGCCCACCATGACCAAAGTAGGTGGCGCCAACACAGTCCAGGCCCACAGCATGGCCATGCCATCCTCCACCACCCAGCACAGCAGGGCTGCCCCCCCAGACAGCTCCAAGAAAGAAAAG ATCCATGAGAGAGCTGTCAATGAAGTGAAAGCAGCCATGAAACCCTACTACCAAAACAAGGACATCACCAAGGACGAGTATAAGGAGATTGTACGCAAAGCAGTTGAAAAA GTCTGCCACAGCAAGAGTGGAGAGGTGAACTCTGGGAAAGTGGCAAACTTGGTGAAGGCCTATGTGGACAAATACAAACACGCTCGCAAGAAATGA